A window from Setaria italica strain Yugu1 chromosome VIII, Setaria_italica_v2.0, whole genome shotgun sequence encodes these proteins:
- the LOC101776853 gene encoding LOW QUALITY PROTEIN: DNA-directed RNA polymerase II subunit 1 (The sequence of the model RefSeq protein was modified relative to this genomic sequence to represent the inferred CDS: deleted 1 base in 1 codon), giving the protein MDARFPYSPAETAKVELVQFGVLSPDEIRQMSVVQIQYAETMEKGKPKTGGLSDPRMGTIDRKIKCETCMAGMAECPGHFGHLELAKPMFHVGFIKTVLSIMRCVCFNCSKILADEDNNKFKQALKIRNPKNRLRRIYDACKTKKFCGGGDDPCIQEQQDTHEPVKKSGGCGAQQPNITVDGMKMVVEFKASKKKNDDKEQLPEPVERKQILSAERVLDVLKRISDEDCLLLGLNPKFVRPDWMILQVLPIPPPPVRPSVMMGTSSRSEDDLTHQLAMIIRHNENFRRQERNGAPAHIITEFAQLLQFHISTYFDNDLPGQPRATQRSGRPIKSICSRLKAKEGRVRGNLMGKRVDFSARTVITPDPNINIDELGVPWSIALNLTYPETVTPYNIERLKELVEYGPHPPPGKTGAKYIIREDGQRLDLRYVKKSSDLHLELGYKVERHLNDGDFVLFNRQPSLHKMSIMGHRIKIMPYSTFRLNLSVTSPYNADFDGDEMNMHVPQSFETRAEVLELMMVPKCIVSPQSNRPVMGIVQDTLLGCRKITKRDTLIDKDVFMNILMWWEDFDGKIPAPAILKPRPIWTGKQVFNLIIPKKINLIRFSSWHSENETRFITPGDTVVRIEKGELLSGTLCKKTLGTGAGSLIHVIWEEVGPDAARRFLGHTQWLVNYWLLQIGFSIGIGDAIADAATMEKINKTISDAKNAVKDLIKKPHDKQLEAEPGRTMMESFENQVNKVLNKARDDAGSSAQNSLSESNNLKAMVTAGSKGSFINISQMAACVGQQNVEGKRIPFGFSGRTLPHFRKDDYGPESRGFVENSYLRGLTPQEFFFHAIGGREGLIDTAVKTSETGYIQRRLVKAMEDIMVKYDGTVRNSLGDVIQFLYGEDGMDAVWIEEQKLDSLQLKKDEFDNLFRYKLDDENWRPDYLLPVHVDDFKTIIEFRSVLEAEVQKLEADRFQLGTEIATNGANTWPMPVNLKRLIWNAQKTFKIDTRTCSDMHPMEIVEAIDKLQERLKVVHGDDALSIEAQKNATLFFNIHLRATFASKRVLSEYRLTREAFEWIVDEIVSRFSQSLVAPGEMIGCVAAQSIGEPATQMTLNTFHYAGVSAKNVTLGVPRLREIINVAKKIKTPSLSVYLKPEVNKNKELAKDVQCALEYTTLRSVTHATEVWYDPDPTETIIEEDVEFVRSYYEMPDEDIDLDKISPWLLRIELDREMMVDKKLSMADIAEKINREFEDDLSCIFSDDNADKLILRLRITNDEASNGDMRDESAEDDVFLKKIESNMLTEMALRGIPNISKVFIKNVKINKFDENGGFKSFEEWMLDTDGVNLLAVMGHGDVDATRTTSNHLIEVIEVLGIEAVRRALLDELRVVISFDGSYVNYRHLAILCDTMTYRGHLMAITRHGINRNDTGPLMRCSFEETVDILLDAAVYAESDHLRGVTENIMLGHLAPIGTGGCTLFLNDEMLEKVIELQLPSYVEGLDFGITPAPSTLSGTPYHEGMMSPSYLMSPDFRASPIDTNASFSPYVRDMALSPSSSSGNSYNPISPSYSPVSPIYIPISQAYTPASQLNAPTSTSYSPASPIYSPTTPVYTPTSPVYSQIPSYSPTSPIYDPLSPSYSPTSSYNPASPNYSPTSPVYSPTTATYSPTSPAYSPTVPSYSPASPSYSPTSPFYSPTSPSYSPSSPSYSPASPSYSPTSPFYSPTSPTYSPTSPGYSPTSPSYSPTSPNYSPTSPSHNPSSAKYSPSTYSPSSPRMTPDSQISPDYSATSPTYSPTSPTLPSPSYSPTSPIDNSGEPSPDYSPTSPNYSGSADSDYSPACTRKTDNKGSESTR; this is encoded by the exons ATGGACGCGAGGTTCCCGTACTCGCCGGCCGAGACGGCCAAGGTGGAGCTCGTGCAGTTCGGCGTCCTCAGCCCCGACGAGATC AGGCAAATGTCGGTGGTGCAAATACAATATGCAGAGACTATGGAGAAGGGGAAGCCGAAGACCGGTGGGCTTAGTGACCCTCGGATGGGGACTATCGACCGGAAAATCAAGTGCGAGACATGCATGGCTGGGATGGCAGAGTGCCCAGGTCACTTTGGTCACCTTGAGCTGGCCAAGCCGATGTTCCACGTCGGTTTCATCAAAACTGTTCTTTCCATTATGCGCTGTGTTTGCTTCAACTGCTCCAAGATCCTCGCTGATGAG GATAATAACAAGTTCAAGCAGGCTCTCAAAATCAGGAACCCAAAGAATAGATTGAGGAGAATATATGATGCTTGCAAGACCAAAAAGTTCTGTGGCGGGGGTGATGACCCGTGTATTCAGGAGCAACAGGATACTCATGAGCCTGTAAAGAAAAGTGGCGGTTGTGGTGCTCAGCAGCCAAATATTACAGTCGACGGTATGAAGATGGTTGTGGAGTTCAAGGcatcaaagaagaaaaatgatgaTAAAGAGCAACTCCCTGAGCCAGTGGAACGGAAGCAGATTCTCTCTGCTGAGAGG GTCCTTGACGTTCTCAAGCGCATAAGTGACGAGGACTGTCTTCTGTTGGGTCTGAATCCCAAATTTGTCCGTCCAGATTGGATGATACTCCAGGTTCTTCCAATTCCTCCGCCGCCTGTTAGACCATCTGTCATGATGGGCACTTCTTCCAGAAGTGAG GATGATTTGACTCATCAATTAGCTATGATAATTCGGCACAATGAGAACTTCAGGAGGCAAGAGAGAAATGGAGCTCCAGCTCACATTATAACAGAGTTTGCTCAGTTGTTGCAATTTCACATTTCTACATACTTTGATAATGACCTTCCTGGCCAACCCAGG GCCACGCAGCGTTCTGGAAGGCCTATTAAATCAATTTGCAGCAGGTTGAAAGCAAAAGAAGGCCGGGTTAGAGGAAATTTGATGGGGAAGCGAGTTGATTTCTCAGCCCGCACTGTTATCACACCAGATCCAAATATTAACATTGATGAATTAGGTGTGCCATGGAGTATTGCTTTGAACCTGACATATCCAGAAACTGTCACTCCATATAACATTGAGAG GTTAAAAGAACTTGTAGAATATGGGCCTCACCCTCCCCCAGGGAAGACAGGTGCAAAGTACATTATCAGGGAAGATGGTCAGAGGCTTGATCTACGTTACGTGAAGAAAAGCAGCGATCTGCATTTGGAGCTTGGTTACAAG GTGGAGAGGCACCTCAATGATGGAGATTTTGTTCTTTTCAATCGGCAACCAAGTCTACACAAAATGTCTATTATGGGGCATCGTATCAAAATTATGCCCTACTCAACTTTTCGGTTGAATTTGTCTGTTACTTCACCATACAATGCTGATTTTGACGGTGATGAAATGAATATGCATGTTCCCCAGTCGTTTGAGACCAGAGCCGAAGTTCTAGAGTTGATGATGGTGCCAAAATGTATCGTGTCTCCACAATCAAATAGGCCTGTGATGGGTATTGTCCAGGACACGCTGCTTGGTTGTCGCAAAATCACCAAAAGGGACACTCTCATTGATAAG GATGTATTCATGAATATCTTGATGTGGTGGGAAGATTTTGATGGAAAGATTCCTGCTCCTGCCATTCTGAAACCAAGACCTATTTGGactggaaaacaagttttcAACCTCATTATCCccaagaaaataaatttaatacggTTTTCTTCCTGGCATTCTGAAAATGAAACAAGATTTATTACTCCTGGTGATACTGTGGTCAGGATAGAGAAGGGAGAGCTTCTATCTGGTACACTTTGCAAAAAGACTCTGGGAACAGGCGCTGGAAGTcttattcatgttatttg GGAAGAGGTTGGTCCAGATGCTGCACGCAGGTTCTTAGGTCATACACAGTGGCTTGTCAACTACTGGCTTCTTCAAATTGGTTTCAGTATTGGAATAGGGGATGCGATTGCAGATGCAGCCACCATGGAGAAGATTAATAAGACAATTTCTGATGCTAAGAATGCTGTGAAGGATCTTATTAAAAAACCACATGACAAGCAGTTGGAAGCTGAGCCAGGACGCACAATGATGGAATCTTTTGAAAATCAAGTAAATAAG GTTCTCAATAAGGCTCGTGATGATGCCGGAAGCAGTGCTCAGAATAGCTTGTCTGAGAGCAACAATTTGAAGGCTATGGTCACTGCAGGCTCAAAAGGCAGTTTCATTAACATTTCGCAAATGGCTGCTTGTGTTGGACAGCAGAATGTTGAAGGAAAGCGGATCCCATTTGGTTTCAGTGGCCGAACATTGCCACATTTCAGGAAAGATGACTATGGTCCTGAAAGTCGTGGATTTGTGGAGAACTCTTACCTTCGGGGTCTAACACCGCAAGAATTTTTCTTTCACGCTATAGGTGGTAGAGAAGGTCTGATTGATACGGCTGTGAAGACTTCTGAGACTGGGTATATCCAACGCAGGCTTGTTAAAGCTATGGAGGACATCATGGTAAAATATGATGGTACCGTTAGAAATTCCTTGGGAGATGTCATTCAGTTCCTATATGGGGAAGATGGCATGGATGCTGTTTGGATTGAAGAACAGAAGTTGGACTCTTTGCAGTTGAAAAAGGATGAGTTTGATAATCTATTCCGCTATAAGCTGGATGATGAGAACTGGAGGCCTGACTACTTGCTGCCTGTCCATGTTGATGATTTTAAGACCATCATTGAATTCAGAAGTGTGTTAGAGGCAGAGGTTCAGAAGCTAGAAGCTGACCGGTTCCAGCTTGGGACTGAGATTGCTACAAACGGTGCTAATACGTGGCCTATGCCTGTCAACCTCAAGCGGCTTATCTGGAATGCCCAGAAGACATTCAAGATTGACACCAGAACATGTTCGGACATGCACCCGATGGAAATTGTGGAAGCAATAGATAAGCTGCAAGAAAGACTTAAAGTTGTGCATGGTGATGATGCTCTGAGTATTGAGGCACAGAAGAATGCAACTTTGTTCTTCAATATCCATCTTCGCGCCACATTTGCTAGTAAGAGGGTCTTGAGTGAATACAGGCTTACAAGGGAAGCATTTGAATGGATTGTTGATGAGATTGTGTCCAGGTTTTCACAGTCTTTGGTGGCCCCAGGTGAAATGATAGGATGTGTGGCCGCTCAGTCCATTGGGGAACCAGCGACTCAAATGACCCTGAATACCTTCCATTATGCTGGTGTCAGTGCCAAGAATGTTACTCTTGGAGTTCCCAGGCTGAGAGAGATCATTAATGTTGCCAAGAAGATAAAAACTCCATCATTGTCTGTTTACCTAAAGCCTGAGGTGAACAAGAATAAAGAATTGGCTAAGGATGTCCAATGTGCTTTGGAGTACACCACATTGCGCAGTGTGACCCATGCTACTGAGGTTTGGTATGATCCTGATCCTACGGAGACAATCATTGAAGAGGATGTGGAATTTGTCCGATCGTATTATGAAATGCCTGATGAGGATATTGACCTGGATAAGATTTCTCCTTGGCTGCTGCGTATTGAGCTTGATCGTGAGATGATGGTTGATAAGAAGTTGAGCATGGCTGATATCGCTGAGAAGATCAATCGTGAGTTTGAGGATGACTTATCATGCATATTTAGTGATGATAACGCAGATAAGCTTATCCTTCGTCTGCGCATCACAAATGATGAGGCTTCAAATGGAGATATGCGAGATGAGTCTGCCGAGGATGATGTCTTCCTCAAGAAGATAGAGAGTAACATGCTGACAGAGATGGCTCTTCGAGGCATTCCGAATATTAGCAAGGTGTTCATAAAGAACGTTAAGATTAATAAATTTGATGAAAATGGTGGTTTCAAATCATTTGAAGAGTGGATGCTTGATACAGATGGTGTCAATCTCTTGGCTGTCATGGGCCATGGGGATGTTGATGCTACAAGAACAACAAGTAACCACTTGATTGAAGTGATTGAGGTTCTTGGAATTGAGGCTGTCCGTCGGGCCCTCTTGGATGAACTTCGGGTGGTCATATCTTTTGATGGATCATATGTAAACTATAGGCATCTGGCAATTCTTTGCGATACAATGACATACAGAGGTCACCTGATGGCTATTACAAGGCATGGTATTAATCGCAATGACACAGGACCTCTTATGAGATGTTCTTTTGAAGAGACTGTGGATATCTTGCTTGATGCCGCTGTTTATGCTGAATCTGACCACCTGAGAGGTGTCACAGAGAACATTATGCTTGGCCACCTTGCTCCTATTGGTACTGGAGGCTGCACACTATTTCTGAATGACGAGATGCTGGAAAAGGTTATTGAACTTCAACTCCCAAGCTATGTGGAAGGTCTGGACTTTGGCATAACACCAGCACCTTCAACCCTCTCTGGAACACCATATCATGAAGGAATGATGTCGCCAAGTTATCTGATGAGTCCAGACTTCAGGGCTTCCCCCATTGATACAAATGCTTCTTTCTCGCCATATGTCAGGGATATGGC TCTATCTCCAAGTTCTAGCTCTGGAAACAGTTACAACCCCATTTCTCCATCGTACAGTCCTGTATCACCAATTTATATTCCTATTTCTCAAGCATACACTCCTGCATCACAACTTAATGCTCCTACTTCAACATCATATAGTCCAGCAAGCCCAATTTACTCACCCACAACTCCAGTTTACACCCCAACGAGCCCGGTTTACTCACAGATTCCTTCATACTCGCCCACATCTCCAATCTACGATCCTTTATCTCCTAGCTATAGTCCTACATCAAGCTATAATCCTGCTTCTCCAAATTACAGTCCCACTTCACCAGTTTATAGTCCAACCACGGCAACATATAGCCCTACATCTCCTGCATACAGCCCCACAGTGCCTTCATATAGCCCAGCATCACCATCATACAGCCCAACATCACCATTCTATAGCCCTACGTCTCCATCCTACAGTCCTTCATCACCCTCATACAGTCCAGCATCACCATCATACAGCCCAACATCACCATTTTATAGCCCTACGTCTC CTACATACAGCCCTACATCGCCTGGGTACAGCCCGACCTCACCAAGTTACAGTCCAACATCGCCAAACTACAGCCCAACTTCACCAAGCCACAATCCT TCGTCTGCCAAGTATTCTCCAAGCACTTACTCTCCAAGCAGCCCAAGGATGACTCCAGACAGCCAGATTTCTCCAGACTACAG CGCAACTTCACCGACATACTCACCGACTTCACCAACGTTACCAAGTCCATCATACAGCCCAACCAG CCCAATTGACAACTCTGGAGAACCCAGTCCAGATTACAGCCCAACTTCTCCAAACTACAG TGGAAGTGCAGACTCGGACTACTCTCCAGCATGCACTCGCAAAACCGACAACAAGGGCAGTGAGAGCACTCGATGA